The Zingiber officinale cultivar Zhangliang chromosome 10A, Zo_v1.1, whole genome shotgun sequence genome contains a region encoding:
- the LOC122026529 gene encoding uncharacterized protein LOC122026529 produces MLHSTVRRHALLPLPQLHRIFFTTSSPSSCGGTSSRDPHFMVDYLVNSCGFSVEAASKASKPLAHLRSTENPDTVLAFFKSQGIDGANLRKMISSKPALLSWNLESNLTPKFQFLRDLGLSESDLVDVIMKNPVILCLNVQHNLLPKLNVWENLFGSRELLLKNLRKRCWFLSSNIENVVRPNLNFLRDECDIPLERASLVLKKQPTFIIQNPDSLRALVDRAERMGFTRRSRMFLWILDVLFRVSQEKVDAHSKLMSSFGWSNSEFSAAILNQRDFLNSSTDILRIKMEFLVKEVGFTASGIAKKPRLLVYSLKKRMIPRFQVMKILKSEGLWTSKGKLHVFFTMSDPKFLKKYILPYQDKFPKLLEILCAVAE; encoded by the coding sequence ATGCTCCACTCGACCGTCCGCCGCCATGCTCTTCTTCCTTTGCCCCAACTCCACCGCATTTTCTTCACCACTTCCTCCCCCTCGTCATGCGGCGGCACCTCTTCTCGCGATCCTCACTTCATGGTCGACTACCTCGTGAACTCGTGCGGATTCTCCGTGGAGGCGGCGTCGAAGGCCTCCAAGCCCCTCGCGCATCTCCGATCCACCGAGAATCCCGACACTGTTCTTGCTTTTTTTAAATCTCAGGGCATTGATGGCGCTAATCTCAGGAAGATGATATCCTCGAAACCAGCACTCCTCTCCTGGAATTTGGAATCAAACCTCACCCCGAAGTTTCAATTTTTACGCGACCTGGGGTTGTCAGAATCCGACCTCGTTGATGTCATCATGAAGAACCCCGTCATCTTGTGCCTCAACGTCCAGCATAATCTTCTCCCCAAATTGAATGTATGGGAAAATCTCTTTGGATCAAGGGAGCTGCTCCTCAAGAATCTTAGGAAGCGGTGTTGGTTTTTGAGCAGCAACATTGAGAATGTGGTACGTCCTAACCTGAACTTCTTACGGGATGAGTGTGATATTCCTCTCGAAAGGGCATCACTTGTCCTCAAAAAACAACCTACCTTCATTATTCAAAATCCAGACTCATTACGGGCGTTGGTAGATCGAGCGGAGCGAATGGGATTTACTAGGAGATCTCGAATGTTCCTCTGGATCCTTGACGTTCTGTTTAGGGTCAGCCAAGAAAAAGTTGACGCTCACTCCAAGCTCATGAGCAGCTTTGGGTGGTCGAACTCGGAGTTCAGTGCTGCGATCCTAAATCAACGAGACTTTTTGAATAGTTCGACAGATATCTTACGGATAAAGATGGAATTTTTGGTCAAGGAGGTTGGGTTCACCGCATCCGGCATTGCTAAAAagcctaggcttttagtatacagttTGAAGAAGAGGATGATTCCTCGGTTTCAGGTTATGAAGATATTAAAATCAGAAGGGTTGTGGACTTCAAAGGGCAAGCTACATGTGTTTTTCACAATGTCAGACCCAAAATTTCTGAAGAAGTATATTCTTCCTTACCAAGATAAATTCCCTAAACTTCTTGAGATCTTGTGCGCTGTAGCTGAATGA